A region of the Arenibacter antarcticus genome:
TAATTAGAACCCTGCAGCAATGGCAGGATATGGAAAAACAGGCCTCTGAGGAAGTACTAGGTAATTTTCGTTTTCAAATGGGGCTTATTAGGGCCTATTTTGATGCTTATCAATATAGAAGGTTGCTTTATGAGACCGAATTGGAGCAGCAGGCACGAGAAATATTGTCTTCGGCAAAGTCTATAGGCCCAATTAACGCTATAGAAAAAGCAAAGGAGATCTTGTATTTGGCCAAACAAGAACCTATTATGCCCCAATGGAAATATAAATGCCTTTCCTTGGCCGATGATTTGTTTAACAGTATTGGTGCCCAGCTGACCGTAGAAAAACATTTCGCTGCCGGGGGCCGTGGAAATTTTATTGATAATATAGATGTGCCATTGAATGATGGGATGTGGTTGATAGATCAACTTGCAACCATTGAGGAAAATGGAAGCGAAACGGATAAATTGGTCGCTATAAACCAATTATTGGAGCGAAATAATCCTGGACCGGGGGGGTACTATGATAATTTTGGAACGCCAAGGAGTTGGAATAGGGTAGTTTCCAATTATAGTTATAAGGAGGACCCAGGTGGATTGAAATCGCCCAGAGTCAGTTTTGGTGTAGGTTTAAAAGGAGAGGAATGGGTACATGAAATTACGGCCATAGGCTTTGACGGACATACAACACCATTATCGTGGATGAATCAGGTAACCTCCTTATATGATGAGCCTTTGAAGATGGTCTACAATAATTTGGACCCTAAAGGTTCCTATATCATTAAAGTGGCGTATACGGGACGCTTTCTTTCAAAAATAAAATTGACCGCGGAGAATACGCTTGTGCACGACTTTATAACGACCGGAGTTCAACCTATTTATGAGTTTAAAATTCCAACTGCTGCATTGCAGGATGGTGTGCTGGAGCTGGAATGGACATGTGGCGAAGGAGAACGGGGAGCTCAGGTATCCGAAATATGGATCGTTAACCAAGATGAATTAAAAAAAGAGGAGTCCTTGAGGCAAAAGCCTTAACGAACTTTAGAAAACCAAATATTTTTATAATTTCAGTTTTTAAAACTTAAAAAATGTTAAATATTAGCACATAACTAACCGATAGTTTAGTTTTGTCTTGTAACTATAAATAATGGCACGAAAAAAAGAATATATAGAAGAAGAAGTTATTGATAAAGCAATGCATTTGTTTTGGCAAAATGGCTACGAAAATACGTCGATGAATATGCTGGAGAAAGAAATGGGTATCAATAAGTTTTCTATCTATTCCAGTTTTGGAAGTAAACATGGCGTTTTTATAAGGAGTTTAAAAGCCTACAAAGCGAAGGTGAATTTTATGTTTGAAGAATTTAAGAATGCTTCTAATGGAGTTGAGGACATTAAGAAATTTTTCTATGATTCAATTGCTATTAGTGCTCTTGAAGGAAATTATAAAGGCTGTTTAGTAACCAATACCTATAATGAGTTTTCTGAAAGTGAGGACAAACTTATAAAAGAAGAAATGGCTTCATTTATGAGGAACCTGAAGGGTTTGTTTATAGAAAAATTAAAAATGGACACAGCAAAGGATGAAGAAACGATACTAAAACAAGCTAATTTTTTGTTGTTGGCAAAGCATGGTTTAGCAGCGGCAGCAAGAGTTAACAGTAAAGAGGAAATTGAAGATTATATTGAATTGACATTCAGAAACATATAAAACTTTTTTTTATTAAATAACTAAACTATTATTTAGTTATTTAATAATACTTATATATTTAAAAACAGAAATTATGACAACATTGAAAGTACACAATATGGAAACTGCCCCTGAAGACAGCAAAGCATTATTGGAAAATTCTCAAAAAGCATATGGTGCAATACCTGGATTACACGGTGTATTGGCAGGAGCACCAGGAATTCTTGAAGCGTATCAAACAATACATGGGTTATTTGTTAACTCATCATTCAATAATGAAGAATTAACAGTGGTTTGGCAAACTATAAACGTAGAAAACGCTTGTCATTACTGCGTGCCCGCACACACTGGTATTGCAAAAATGATGAAGGTAGATGATACTATAACAGAAGCTTTACGCAACGAAACTCCTCTGGAGAATTCTAAATTGGAGGCGTTACGTACTTTGACATTAACTATTGTTCGTAATCGTGGGCATGTAACACAGGAAGACTTAGAGACATTTTATGCTGTTGGATATGACGAAAGACAGGTATTGGAGATTATTTTAGGTCTGTCTCAAAAAATAATGAGTAATTATGTTAATCATATTGCCAATACCCCGGTGGATGCGGCATTTAAAAAATTCGCTTGGACTAAAGGGAATGAGGTTTCTTAATTTCTAAAAATCGCAGGTTTTTATAATGGTTCATCTACATTTGTTATTACGGAAGGTATTGTAAGTTCATTAAAAGCTAGAGATTTTCATTTATTCCCAGTATACATGACTAAACAAAGTGAAGGTGCTTACCAAAATTTTTTAGTTTATAATAACTATGATACAGGGCACCCCAGACAATTACTCACAGCTTTGTTGGGCGAGGCTATTGTTTCATCTGGTGTAAGTCCTGAACAAGCTGCAGCTTGTATTTAAACAGATACTTACTGAAGTTTTTGTATAATAGGGATAAGAGGGGTTAAAGTGAGTTGAAATTAGCATTAACGGTTCCAATTAAGAAATAGAACCTATGAAATGAGCATGACCGAAAACTGGTCGCAAACACGAATGAAGATATGTGAATTACATATGACCGTTAAAAAACAATAAATATCTACATATGAAAAGAGTAGTAATAACAGGTTTGGGAGCGTTGACTCCAATAGGAAATTCAGTAGATGAATTATGGAAAAGTGCTATTAGTGGCAAAAGCGGTGTGTCCAAAATCACCAAGTTCGACCCATCATTGTTCAAAACAACTTTTGCAGGTGAGTTAAAGGATTTTACCCCTGAAAAACACCTTG
Encoded here:
- a CDS encoding TetR/AcrR family transcriptional regulator produces the protein MARKKEYIEEEVIDKAMHLFWQNGYENTSMNMLEKEMGINKFSIYSSFGSKHGVFIRSLKAYKAKVNFMFEEFKNASNGVEDIKKFFYDSIAISALEGNYKGCLVTNTYNEFSESEDKLIKEEMASFMRNLKGLFIEKLKMDTAKDEETILKQANFLLLAKHGLAAAARVNSKEEIEDYIELTFRNI
- a CDS encoding carboxymuconolactone decarboxylase family protein encodes the protein MTTLKVHNMETAPEDSKALLENSQKAYGAIPGLHGVLAGAPGILEAYQTIHGLFVNSSFNNEELTVVWQTINVENACHYCVPAHTGIAKMMKVDDTITEALRNETPLENSKLEALRTLTLTIVRNRGHVTQEDLETFYAVGYDERQVLEIILGLSQKIMSNYVNHIANTPVDAAFKKFAWTKGNEVS